Within the Pseudomonadota bacterium genome, the region AGTCCGGCCAGCCATCCAGGCGCGGCGGGACCGCTGGGAGGTCGATCTTTATTCATTATTTCAATTTGTTACAGAGTTTATTTGATCAGCGTCTCAGGTCTTGCCTGACCACGAGGGTGATCGGCAGCGCCACTATATCGGGATTGCCCGCCGCAATACAGCACCCGGGCGCATTTACCCGGCGGGCAGCACGTCCTGCCAGGGATCCGGGAAACCCAGTTGGCCGAGCAGCTCGCTCTCGCGCCCCTCCATGCGCGCCGCATCGGCCGGATCGTGGTGATCGTAGCCGAGCAGGTGGAGGACGCCATGCAGCACCAGATGCGCCCAGTGGGCGGCAGGCGCCCGACCCTGGGTCGCGGCCTCGGCAGCCGCCACCGGCGCACAGATGACGACATCGCCGATGAGGTCGGACGGTACGCCGGGAAAACCCTCGTACGGAAAGGACAACACATTGGTGGGTCCGTCCTTGCCGCGGTAACGCCGGTTGAGCGCCGTGATCTCCGCGGTATCGACGATACGTACCACCAGTTCGGCCGGCCGGTCGCGCTCCGCGAGCGCCAGCGTGGCCCAGCGCCGGATCTCGGTCGCGGCGGGTACGCCGGGCGCCTGCACCGCGTACTGGACAGCGATAGCGTGGGAGCGCGCCGACGGCATGGGGGTCAGTTCTTGCCCGACAGGCGTTCGTAATCCTCGTAGGCAGAAATGACGCGCTGCACCAGCGGATGCCGCACCACATCCTGCGAGGAGAAGAAGCTGAAGCTGATGCCCGGGCAGTCCTTGAGCACATCGATCACCTGGCGCAGCCCGGATTCGGTGTGCTTGGGCAGGTCGACCTGGGTGATGTCGCCGGTCACTACTGCGGTGGAACCGAAACCGATGCGCGTGAGGAACATCTTCATCTGCTCGACCGTGGTGTTCTGCCCCTCGTCGAGGATGATGAAGGCATCGTTGAGACTGCGGCCGCGCATGAAGGCCAGGGGCGCCACCTCGATCACGCCGCGTTCGATCAGCTTCGCGACCTTGTCGATGCCGAGCATCTCGTAGAGCGCGTCGTACAACGGCCGCAGGTAGGGATCGACCTTCTGGGTCATGTCGCCAGGCAGGAAACCGAGCCGTTCACCGGCTTCCACCGCCGGCCGCACCAGCACCAGCCGGCTGACCCTCTCCTGCTCGAGCGCCGCCACGGCGCAGGCCACCGCGAGGTAGGTCTTGCCGGTGCCGGCCGGCCCGATACCGAAATTGAGATCGTTGGCGAGGATGCTGCGCAGGTAGTGTTTCTGGTTGCGACTGCGCGGCGTGATGACACCGCCCGGCGTCTTGATCGCGATCGCGGCGCTGTCCGGCTCGGAGACTGCAGGCTGCGCCGCGTGCTCGGCACTCTCCTGCAGGTAGAGGTGGATCTTGCCCGGCGTGAGCGGCGCTTTCGCGGTTTCGTGATACAGGTTGGCGAGCACCTCGCCGGCGCGGCGCACGGCGCCCGCATCGCCGATGATGCGGAAGCGGTTGCCGCGGTTGTTTATTTCCACGCCCAGACGTTGCTCGAGCTGGCGCAGGTGGCTGTCGAACTGACCGCAGAGCGCGGCCAGGCGTTCGTTGTCGGCGGGTTCCAGGGTGAGATCGCTGGATTGGACGTCGGCGTTCAAGAGACCCTCAGGTTCGACATGGTATTACCCCCCTCATCGGCCGCTGTGACGAATTCTCCACGCAGGGAATTCGGCAGGGCCTCGGTGATGCGGATGGTAACGAACCGGCCGAGGCAGTCTGCCGGCGCCTTGAAGTTCACCACGCGGTTGTTTTCGGTGCGGCCGCTGAGCCAGGCGGGATCCTTGCGCGAGGGTTTTTCCACCAGCACGCGCTGCAGGCTACCGACCATGCCGGCGCTGATCGCCGCGGCCTGCGCGCCGATGCACTGCTGCAGCCGCGCCAGGCGCGCCTTCTTGACCGCGAGCGGCACGTCGTCGGGCAGCTCGGCCGCCGGGGTGCCGGGGCGTCGGCTGTAGATGAAACTGAACGAATGATCGAAACCGACCGCCTCGATGAGCGCCATGGTCTGTTCGAAATCCGCGTCCGTCTCTCCCGGGAAGCCGACGATGAAATCGGACGAGATGCTGATGTCCGCTCGCGCCGCGCGCAGGCGCCGGATGATGGCCCGGTATTCCAGCGCGGTGTGTTTGCGTTTCATCAGCGCCAGGATGCGGTCGGATCCGGACTGCACCGGCAGGTGCAGGTGGCCGACCAGCTGCGGGACCTCGGCATAGGCAGCGATCAGGCGGTCGCTCATCTCGAGCGGATGCGAGGTGGTGTAGCGGATCCGCCCGATGCCGTCGATGGCGGCAAGCCAGGAAATCAGCAGCGCCAGGTCGGCGCTCCCGCCGTCGTGCAGCGCGCCGCGGTAGGCGTTGACGTTCTGCCCGAGCAGCGTCACCTCGCGCACGCCCTGCGCGGCCAGCTCCGCCGCCTCGGCGATGACGTCGTCGAACGGCCGGCTGACCTCCTCGCCCCGGGTATACGGAACCACGCAGAAGCTGCAGTACTTGCTGCAGCCTTCCATGACGGAGACGAAGGCCGTCGGACCGTCGGCGCGCGGCGCCGGCAGCGCGTCGAATTTCTCGATCTCGGGGAAGCTGACATCGATGACCGGCCGCTGCGCACGGCGCGCGGTATCCAGCAGCGCCGGCAGGCGGTGCAGCGTCTGCGGTCCGAATACGATGTCGACATACGGGGCGCGCGCGCGGATCGCCTCCCCCTCCTGGCTGGCCACGCAGCCACCCACGCCGATCACCAGGTGCGGCCGCGCCGCCTTGAGCTCCTTCCAGCGCCCCAGCTCGGAGAAGACCTTTTCCTGCGCCTTTTCGCGAATGGAACAGGTGTTCATCAGCAGCACGTCCGCCGCTTCCGGGTCCTGAGTGAGCTCCAGGCGATGGGAGGCCGCCAGTACCTCCGCCATCTTCGCGGAGTCGTACTCGTTCATCTGGCAACCATGGGTCTTGATGTAGAGCTTGCCTGACATCCTGCCTGAAAAATAGTCGCTATCTAACTGGAATATATTGATTTATTAATGGGGATCATGCCGGACACCCCACGCGCACCTAACATTAACCGCAAGCGGGCCGGGAACGCAAAGAAAACCGCACGGATCCGCGGCCGGAAAGGAGTGGAGTCGGCCGATAAGCCGGGTTCTGTCGCGGACAGCCATTCATCTGGACACTGCGTCACCGCAGGTCTCGAGCAACCTACCCGGGAGCCGTACGGGCCGCACGCTCGCTCCCCTATTTGGTCTTGCTCCAGGTGGGGTTTACCCTGCCACGCCTGTTGCCAGGCGCGCGGTGCGCTCTTACCGCACCTTTTCACCCTTACCGGCGCCGCCCGTTCCAGGCGCAGCCGGCGGTATATTTTCTGTGGCACTTTCCATGGACTCGCGCCCTCCAGGTGTTACCTGGCACCTTGCCCTGTGGAGCCCGGACTTTCCTCCCCGCTGACGCGGAGCGACTGTCTGGCCGACTCCTGCCCCCGAGTATAGAGGTCGGCGGGCCGCCGCACTACCCGCACCATCCGGGGGCATCATTCCGCCCGGGCGCCGCGCACGCGCTGCAGGATGCGGTTGAGCAGGCGGTTCAAGACATTGTCGCGGCGCAGTCCGGGTATGAGACTGCGGTTTTCTCCCAGTTCCAGTTCGCGCCGCAGGTGCAGCAGGCCGCGATGGCCCGGTTCGAGTACCAGGCCGCGCCGCAGCGCCGCGCGGGCGCTCTCCCGCTGTCCCAGCCGGTACTCGGCCAGGGCGAGGTTGTAGAAGACCTCGGGGTCGCGGGTCTCGCCGAGCGCCGCCTTGCGGCACAGCTTGATGCCGTTGCGGTCCCCCAGGCAGACCCGGCACAGGCCGTGAAACGAGGTATAGCGGTTCTGGTAGGTATCATCGATGGCCGCGCTCGCGTCGGCGGCACGGAAAAACACCAGCGCGCCCTCGTAGTCGTCGCCGCGAAAACACTTCAGGCCATCGACGAAGTCGTGGTGCAGCCCGCTCCGTCCGGCCACCGTTCCTGGCTCGCGCATGTGCTCCATACATCCCCCAATGTATGTTCCCTGGCGTTGACCGCGTTCATAGCGCGGCCATGTGCCTTTTTTGCGAAGGTTAAACCGTTTACGCGAAAACGCAAGCTGGCCGCGGCCCGCGCTAGCGGAAACCGGACCAGCCGGTATAATCGCAGGCCGGATAACGCAGCCGCGCCTGGACGTGGCATTTCATGCTCATGTCAAAAGCGCACTCGCCAGAATTCGAGCAGACCGGGGACAAGGAACTGCGCAGCCGCGTACGGCTGTTCGGCAACCTGCTCGGCGAAGTCCTCAGGGAACATGCGGGCGAACACATCCTCGATGCGGTGGAATCCCTGCGCAAGGGCTACATCCGGCTGCGCCGCGAGGAGAATCCACGCCTGCGCGCACGACTGACCCGCGACATCAGCGACCTCGATCCGGACACGCTGACCGACGTCATTCGCGCGTTCAACCTGTATTTCAGCCTGGCAAACATCGCCGAGGAGGCCTTCCAGCACCGCCAGCGCCGCCGGCTCACCCGGCGCCACCACGGCCTGGACTGGATTGGCTCGTTCCAGCGCACCCTGCAGGATTTCCGTACCGACGGCATCGGCCCGGCACAGCTGCAGCAGCTGCTCGACCAGGCACTGTACCTGCCGGTGTTCACCGCACATCCGACCGAGGCGATCCGCCGCACCGTGATGGCCTCGCTGCGCCGCATCTTCGTTACCAGCGAAAAACTCGACGATCTGCGGCTCGGGCGCGAGGAGCGCGAGGCGGTCGCGCAGGTCCTCAAGCAGCAGATCCAGGTCCTGTGGAAGACCGACGAGGTGCGGCTGCACAAGCCCACCGTGGAGGACGAGATCCGCAACGGGCTGTACTTTTTCCGCGAGAGCCTGTTCGCGGCGATCCCCAAGACCTACCGTTACCTGGAACAGGCCGCACAGCAAGTCTACGGCGGCCACCCGGCCGGCAGCGTCGTGCGGATCCCCGGCGGACTGATCCGCTTCGGCTCCTGGATCGGCGGCGACCGCGACGGCAACCCGTTCGTCAAGCCTGCCACCACGGTATTGGCCCTGCGGCTGCACATGCGCGAGGCCATCGCGACCTATGTCGATCACGTGGTCGACCTGGGACAGCGCCTGACCCAGTCGGCGCACCTGTGCAGCTTCGCCGCACCGTTCCTGGACAGCCTGCAGCGGGACGAGGCGCGCTATCCCGAGGTCTGTGGCGACTTTCCCGAGGGTTATCGCCACGAACTCTACCGCCGCAAGCTGTGCCTCATCCGGCATCGCCTGCAGTTCAACCTGGTGGACATCGATGCCCGCATCGCGCACCCGGACACCGAGCACACCGCCAGTACGGCCGCCTACGGCAACGAACAGGAATTCCTCGACGATCTGCTGCTCATCCGCGACTCGCTGGTGGCCGACGGTGACGCGAACGTGGCCGATGCCGAACTCAAGGACCTGATCCGGCTGGTCGAGACCTTCGGCTTCTTCCTCATGCACCTGGACATTCGCCAGGAGTCGACACGTCATACCGAGGCAGTGACCGAACTGCTGGGAATGCTGCAGCCCGGGACGGACTATGCCG harbors:
- a CDS encoding tetratricopeptide repeat protein gives rise to the protein MREPGTVAGRSGLHHDFVDGLKCFRGDDYEGALVFFRAADASAAIDDTYQNRYTSFHGLCRVCLGDRNGIKLCRKAALGETRDPEVFYNLALAEYRLGQRESARAALRRGLVLEPGHRGLLHLRRELELGENRSLIPGLRRDNVLNRLLNRILQRVRGARAE
- the ybeY gene encoding rRNA maturation RNase YbeY, encoding MPSARSHAIAVQYAVQAPGVPAATEIRRWATLALAERDRPAELVVRIVDTAEITALNRRYRGKDGPTNVLSFPYEGFPGVPSDLIGDVVICAPVAAAEAATQGRAPAAHWAHLVLHGVLHLLGYDHHDPADAARMEGRESELLGQLGFPDPWQDVLPAG
- a CDS encoding PhoH family protein yields the protein MNADVQSSDLTLEPADNERLAALCGQFDSHLRQLEQRLGVEINNRGNRFRIIGDAGAVRRAGEVLANLYHETAKAPLTPGKIHLYLQESAEHAAQPAVSEPDSAAIAIKTPGGVITPRSRNQKHYLRSILANDLNFGIGPAGTGKTYLAVACAVAALEQERVSRLVLVRPAVEAGERLGFLPGDMTQKVDPYLRPLYDALYEMLGIDKVAKLIERGVIEVAPLAFMRGRSLNDAFIILDEGQNTTVEQMKMFLTRIGFGSTAVVTGDITQVDLPKHTESGLRQVIDVLKDCPGISFSFFSSQDVVRHPLVQRVISAYEDYERLSGKN
- the miaB gene encoding tRNA (N6-isopentenyl adenosine(37)-C2)-methylthiotransferase MiaB, producing the protein MSGKLYIKTHGCQMNEYDSAKMAEVLAASHRLELTQDPEAADVLLMNTCSIREKAQEKVFSELGRWKELKAARPHLVIGVGGCVASQEGEAIRARAPYVDIVFGPQTLHRLPALLDTARRAQRPVIDVSFPEIEKFDALPAPRADGPTAFVSVMEGCSKYCSFCVVPYTRGEEVSRPFDDVIAEAAELAAQGVREVTLLGQNVNAYRGALHDGGSADLALLISWLAAIDGIGRIRYTTSHPLEMSDRLIAAYAEVPQLVGHLHLPVQSGSDRILALMKRKHTALEYRAIIRRLRAARADISISSDFIVGFPGETDADFEQTMALIEAVGFDHSFSFIYSRRPGTPAAELPDDVPLAVKKARLARLQQCIGAQAAAISAGMVGSLQRVLVEKPSRKDPAWLSGRTENNRVVNFKAPADCLGRFVTIRITEALPNSLRGEFVTAADEGGNTMSNLRVS